The DNA window GTACATATACCATTACAGGTCGTCTTCCATATTTATACACTTCTTTAGAATCTGCAATGAATAAATCTATTTTATTTCCCTTTATGGCTCCACCCGTATCCTCAGCAGATGCAAAACCATAATCTTTAGTTCCATCTAATGCCTTTACATACAATTTACTTCCTAAAGGTATCACTCTAGGATCCACTGCCACAACCCCAGGTCTAGCTTTTGTTCCACTACGAGTTATTCCATAATATTTATCTCCTGGATTTTTACCACAACTTTCATAACTTAAGTCATAGGCTGTAGCAGTCATTTTTATGACCTTTTTAACCCTTTGGTTGCCCCTTGATGTGGCCACATATTGTACAGTTCCCTTTTCAACCACTTCATCCCTAGGTTCCGCTAGAACTTCTTCTGCTAACATTTCTCTAAATATTTCTTCGCCATTTTTATATACTACTTTATACTCTATTACTTTTTTTCCCTTTTCACCTTTAGTTATTAAATTTACTTTACCCTTATCCATATCGTCATTATATTTAATAATACTCTTATAATCAATTTCTTCTTCTACCTTTAATGATTTTTCTAGGATCTTAACTATTTTTATTTCCTTCTCTTCTCCAATAGATCCCTCTAATGCGGGTGTTACTTCGTCATTTGGCCCAATTTCAACCCCATGTTCCATAAGTATATCACTAACTTTTGTGTTAGCGCTCATTATAACTTCTTCTTTTTTATCTATTACTATGTCTATTGGCTTAGCCCTGTTAATAATAATCTTCATATTTTTAGATAATTTACTATCTAATGGAGCTGATATTTTGTCATAAGCATTCAAATTGATTTTTCCCTTTTCTAAGGTATCTTCTACTGTGTTCATGAACCCACTTACTACTATTTTTCTGTTTCCATCCTCTACAGTTACTTTTTCATAGTTGGCATATCCAACTGCCACTATACTTAATATGAACACTAGTACTAGAAGTCTATTGGCTTTTTTATGTTTAATATTCATAAAATTTCCTCCTTCTAATTTGTCTCCAAGGATTTCCAGGAGACATGGTATTTTATCTCATAGAAGCTTAATAGTTAAATTTTGTATGTTTTATTCATACATTTCCTATTATTGACTTCATATGGATTTTTATACTTTACATATTTTTGTAATATTATTCATGAAAATTTATATTTCCCGGGAAATAGACTTTTTAATCCTTTTTTCGCCTTTTGGAACATAATACCGTTTTGTCAGTGTATAATATTCCAAAAGGCGAAAAAAGGAGTCACAAGAACAAAATAAAAGTGAAAAACAAATTGATGTTAAGTTTAATTATTATCACAAATTTAAGTCTATTCATAGTATCTTATTTTGGTTACACTTGTGTAGATAATATTTTATAAGATTCTATAAATAGTAAAATAGAACTCACTGTAAATAAATATAATGAGGATTTGGATAATTGGGTACAAAATAAAGTTCAAATGTTAGAAACTACAAAGGACATTATTGAAAAAACTAATAATATGGATAACCTTAAAAGGGACTACTTTAAAGGATATGAAAGAGACCCTCGTATTTATGACATGTATTTTGCATATTTTTCAAATATTTTTTAATAGATTGAGATAATTGGATTCCACCAGAAGGAAATGTTATATAAAAAGAACGACATTATTTATTATGAATTAAATAATGTCGTTCTTTTTATATAACCAATTAGCAAAGGCCCTTAACTAGTTAAATAACCAAGTAAATATAGTAGGTAACGGAGACCTTACTCATACTATACAAGTCTCTTCTAAGGATCAAATAGGGTCTTTAGGAATATCTTTTAATATCTAGATTTAATATATAATAAAAAAAACCGTACTTTTTTAAAGTACAGTTTCTTATTTTCAGTAAAATATGCACAAAGAAATCAGGACAGAATATTAAATATCCCTCTGTCCAATGGCAGAAAAATAGAAGACGATGATTATTTAAATTAAGCTTTTACAAGTTCATGTCTTATAGTAAATTTACTTTTTCTTTTGTATGTAAATAAATCTTTTTTAGATTCTATATTAATATAATCTGGACAATATTGCACGTCCCCATTTATAATATGCATTTTACATTGTCTTTTACAGCATGCGCATTTATTAGCAACTTTTAAATTATCCATTATTATCCCCCTTAAGCTGTCCACTTTTTTTCATCTTAGCATATGTATATTAAAAAATATGTAAAAGTTCATTGTCAAAAAAACACTAAAAACGGCTATCTACTAATTTTTATCTTTTTTTCGTGTCTATACAGGTTCTTTTACTATACCATATTTGTATACAAATTTAAAATACTACAAGGCTAAATAAAAATTTAGCCTTGTAGTATTTCCTTTTTTATTCCCTTTTTTAAAGATTCTTCATAATCTATAAAATCATATATATCTTCTTCAAATTTAACGTTAAAGTTTTTAAATTCACCTATGGATAATTTTTCTATTGGAATATTTTTTTCTTCACAATATAGGACTATATTTCCTGAAATTTCATGGGCATCTCTGAAACTAATACCCTTGTTAACTAGATAGTCTGCCACTTCTGTAGCATTTAAAAATCCCATTTTAACACTATCTTTTATGTTCTTTTCATTTACTTTCATTGTTTTTATCATACTAGTCATAATAACTACGCAATTAGATACGGTGTCTAGTGCATCAAAGAATTGCTCCTTATCCTCCTGCATATCCTTATTATAAGCTAATGGGAGGGCCTTCATAGTAGTTAATATACTCATGAGTGATCCATATACTCTACCAGTTTTTCCTCTTATTAGTTCTGCTCCATCTGGATTTTTCTTCTGAGGCATTATGCTACTACCTGTAGAATATTTGTCATCTAAAGTAATAAACTTAAATTCTTGGGAAGACCACATAATAATTTCTTCACTTAATCTGCTAAGATGCATCATTATTATGGAAAAAGCACTTATTAGCTCTATTATATAATCCCTATCACTAATACCATCTAGGAAATTATCTACTTTCTTGTTAAATCCCAAATTACGTGCAGTAAAGTCCCTATCAATACTATAGGTGGTTCCAGCTAAGGCACAACAACCTAGTGGGCTCTCATTTAAAATATCCACGCTATTTTCAAGGCGTTTTATATCCCTTTTAAACATTTCAAAGTATGCCATCATATGATATTTTAAAGTGACCGTTTGAGCCCTTTGAAGATGAGTATATCCTGCCATTATAATATTGTTTTCATCTCCAAAGATCTTTAAAGCATCCTTTAAATTATTTAGTCTTTCTATTAAGTTAATAGTTTCTTCTTTTGCAAATAACTTCATGGCTACTGCCACTTGGTCGTTTCTACTTCTAGCCGTATGAACTTTTTTTCCAACGGGTCCTATTTTCTCTATAAGGTTTAATTCTATAAAGGAGTGAATATCTTCATAATCTCCCTCTATCTTCAACTCTCCATTATCTACTTCTTCTTTTATCTCTTTTAGGCCATAAACTATTTTGTCTTTTTCCTCATTAGATAGTATGTCTACTTCACATAACATGGTCACATGAGCTATACTAGCTTTTATGTCATGAGGAAATAATCTTTTGTCAAAGGGTAGTGAACTATTAAATTGGTTCATTAAATAGTCCACTTCCTCCTTAAATCGTCCTCCCCAAAGTTTCATTTTACAGGTCCTTATCCATCATGGCCTTAATTTTAAATGGAAGATTGAATAAGTTTATGAACCCACCTGCATCACTTTGATCATAAAGATCACTATGGCCAAAGGATGATATTTCTTGGTTATAAAGTTTGTATTTAGAATCCATACCTGCTGGAATTATATTTCCCTTATAAAGCTTTAACTTCACCCATCCAGTTACATTTTCTTGAGTTTTATCAATAAATGCATCTAAACTTTCCTTTAAAGTACTAAACCAAACTCCGTTGTACACAAGTTCTGCATACTTAAGCCCTATCATTTGCTTATATTGATAAGTCATTTTATCTAATACTAAATGCTCTAATTCCTTATGAGCAAACATAAGAACGCTTCCACCAGGAGTTTCATATATACCTCTTGATTTCATACCTACTAATCTGTTTTCTAGTAAATCTACTACTCCAACTCCATTGTCTCCACCTATTTCATTTAATTTACTTAAGATTTCTACAGGAGATAGTTCTTCTCCATCTACCTTTGTAGGAATGCCCTTTTCAAAATGAATAGTAACATAAGTTGGTTCATCACTAGCTTCTTCTAGTGTTTTTGTCATCATATATAATATATCTGCTTTATGTTCATTTTTCACATCTTCTATATCTCCACCTTCATGGCTTATATGAAGTAAGTTTTGATCTCTAGAATAGATTTTTTCCTTAGTAACTGGTACTTCTATGCCCATTTCATTTGCATAATCTATAGCATCTTCTCTAGATTTAATATCCCACTCTCTCCAAGGAGCTATTATCTTTATACTAGGATCTATGGCCGCTATAGTAGTTTCAAATCTAACCTGATCATTTCCCTTACCAGTACATCCGTGAGCTATATACTTTGCCCCTTCCTTATGGGCTATCTCAACTAATTTTTTAGCTATAAGTGGTCTTGCAATTGAAGTTCCCAATAAGTATTTATCTTCATACACAGCATTAGCCTTTAAAGCTGTGAATACATAATCAGCTACAAATTCCTCTTGAACATTTTCAATGTAAATATTTACAGCTCCTGAAGCTAAGGCCTTCTCTTTAACTTCCTTCATGTCATCCTCTTGACCCACATTAACACAAGCAGCTATAATATCTAGATCATAATTTTCCTTTAACCAAGGTACTATGATAGATGTATCTAATCCCCCTGAATAAGCTAATACTACCTTTTCTTTCATTTTAAAATCCCCCTTCTATTCCTCAGCCAGTTGGCTATTTTTAGCAACAAATTCTTCAATTTTATTTTCTTTAATTAATTCATCTAATACAGTATCTATTACCTGTACTAAATCCTCATTTCCCTTTTTAACTGCTATGGCAGAGCCATTATCATTAGTTTCAATCTTCACATCTGATATGATTAATTCTTCATATTTATTCACATAAGATTTTGCCACAGGACTTTCTACTATTACTGCATCTACCTTTTTCTCAAGTAAATCTAACATTATATTAGAAAGCTTAGTTAATCCTTTTATATTCTTTTCATCTCCATATTCTTTAGCTAACTCTTCTTGTACTGTTCCCTTTTGTACTCCTAATTTAATACCCTTTAACTTATCTAAACTATTTATTTCACTACTATTTTCATCTAATATAACTACGGCTTGCTTAGCTTGATAATATACCTTAGAAAAATCTACACTCTTTTTTCTTTCTTCTGTTGGAGTCATCCCAGCTATGATAATATCAATCTTTTCTCCATTTAAAGCTGCTAATAATCCGTCAAATGCCATATCTTTAATCTCAACTTCTACCCCTAACTCTTTAGCAATTTCATTAGCTATATCTATGTCAAATCCTACTATAGTGTCTTTACCGTTTATATCCTTGTGAAATTCATAAGGTGGATAAGCAGCACTAGTTCCAATAACGATCTTTCCTTGGCTCTTAATAGAATCTACCTTAGACTGTACCTCTTCATTTCCACATGCAACCATACTCATAACTAATATTAATCCTAATAAAACCAATAATATCTTTTTCATATTCATCCTCCCTTTGTATTTTTATTCATATCAATGTATATTTATTAACTTGTATGAATTATATTACACATTTTTATAGGTGTCAATATGTTTTTTGTTTTTATTTTCAGTCAATTATTAACCATATTTTTCTGCAATAAAAAAACTCCTTGCAAATGCAAGAAGTTAAATAAAAAAGACTATCTCAAAACAGAAAATATTTTCTAGATAAGAGATAGCCCTTTTTTATGTGTAGTTCTAAATATTTTTAAATTTATAATCATAACCTCATTACCAAGTCTGTACTATTGATACAAATTTAATTGATGTAACCACAACTGTCATTGACATTACAATATATATACTTCCTATCATAGCTCTCTTAATCATTTTTAAATCCCCTTCTTTCAATTTTCTTAGTTTATTCCCATATTAAAATTATACATGAAAATAAAGATTTTAACTATTAACTCTTTCTTAAATATTATTAAATAAGAATTAATTATTTTATAACTACTAGATTATTTCCATGTAATAATATTCTGTTGATAAATCTAAAATATGGTTATAACATGGATTAAATTAATGATCGATAGATAAAGAAGGTGATAAAATGTTAATACTTTCAGTTTTGTTTCTTTTCCTACTTTATATTTGTTATGGTTTCAAACATTCCCACGCCCAAATAAGCTAACTGATAGGTTTAACCAATTTTACAGTAATGCTCTCCGTACTGCTATATAAATTTTAGATGATAAAAGTTTGCTCCTTTATTTTCATCACATAAATCC is part of the Anaeromicrobium sediminis genome and encodes:
- a CDS encoding 3D domain-containing protein, with the translated sequence MNIKHKKANRLLVLVFILSIVAVGYANYEKVTVEDGNRKIVVSGFMNTVEDTLEKGKINLNAYDKISAPLDSKLSKNMKIIINRAKPIDIVIDKKEEVIMSANTKVSDILMEHGVEIGPNDEVTPALEGSIGEEKEIKIVKILEKSLKVEEEIDYKSIIKYNDDMDKGKVNLITKGEKGKKVIEYKVVYKNGEEIFREMLAEEVLAEPRDEVVEKGTVQYVATSRGNQRVKKVIKMTATAYDLSYESCGKNPGDKYYGITRSGTKARPGVVAVDPRVIPLGSKLYVKALDGTKDYGFASAEDTGGAIKGNKIDLFIADSKEVYKYGRRPVMVYVLE
- the argH gene encoding argininosuccinate lyase, with amino-acid sequence MKLWGGRFKEEVDYLMNQFNSSLPFDKRLFPHDIKASIAHVTMLCEVDILSNEEKDKIVYGLKEIKEEVDNGELKIEGDYEDIHSFIELNLIEKIGPVGKKVHTARSRNDQVAVAMKLFAKEETINLIERLNNLKDALKIFGDENNIIMAGYTHLQRAQTVTLKYHMMAYFEMFKRDIKRLENSVDILNESPLGCCALAGTTYSIDRDFTARNLGFNKKVDNFLDGISDRDYIIELISAFSIIMMHLSRLSEEIIMWSSQEFKFITLDDKYSTGSSIMPQKKNPDGAELIRGKTGRVYGSLMSILTTMKALPLAYNKDMQEDKEQFFDALDTVSNCVVIMTSMIKTMKVNEKNIKDSVKMGFLNATEVADYLVNKGISFRDAHEISGNIVLYCEEKNIPIEKLSIGEFKNFNVKFEEDIYDFIDYEESLKKGIKKEILQG
- a CDS encoding argininosuccinate synthase; the protein is MKEKVVLAYSGGLDTSIIVPWLKENYDLDIIAACVNVGQEDDMKEVKEKALASGAVNIYIENVQEEFVADYVFTALKANAVYEDKYLLGTSIARPLIAKKLVEIAHKEGAKYIAHGCTGKGNDQVRFETTIAAIDPSIKIIAPWREWDIKSREDAIDYANEMGIEVPVTKEKIYSRDQNLLHISHEGGDIEDVKNEHKADILYMMTKTLEEASDEPTYVTIHFEKGIPTKVDGEELSPVEILSKLNEIGGDNGVGVVDLLENRLVGMKSRGIYETPGGSVLMFAHKELEHLVLDKMTYQYKQMIGLKYAELVYNGVWFSTLKESLDAFIDKTQENVTGWVKLKLYKGNIIPAGMDSKYKLYNQEISSFGHSDLYDQSDAGGFINLFNLPFKIKAMMDKDL
- a CDS encoding transporter substrate-binding domain-containing protein; protein product: MKKILLVLLGLILVMSMVACGNEEVQSKVDSIKSQGKIVIGTSAAYPPYEFHKDINGKDTIVGFDIDIANEIAKELGVEVEIKDMAFDGLLAALNGEKIDIIIAGMTPTEERKKSVDFSKVYYQAKQAVVILDENSSEINSLDKLKGIKLGVQKGTVQEELAKEYGDEKNIKGLTKLSNIMLDLLEKKVDAVIVESPVAKSYVNKYEELIISDVKIETNDNGSAIAVKKGNEDLVQVIDTVLDELIKENKIEEFVAKNSQLAEE